Proteins encoded in a region of the Coleofasciculus chthonoplastes PCC 7420 genome:
- a CDS encoding non-ribosomal peptide synthetase, whose amino-acid sequence MNQSRVVKFLSRLRKLNIQVIAEGEKLRYRAPKGVLTAELRQEIAEYKPEILAFLNTVEGKVKSALPPIQGIPRNQPLPLSFGQERLWFLDQLEGSTAYNEHGGIRITGALDVSAIQRAFAEVLRRHEVLRTTFPLVDGMPQQAIAPEATAELTQLDWQHLSASERESRLSDYAQQQAQMRVDLAAGPLVYATLIHLAPDEWVLLIVMHHIICDYWSIGIFIQELSALYQSFSQQKPSQLPELVIQYADYAHWQRHRLNGEWLESQLSYWKEQLANVPSLLKLPTDRPRPSVQRYRGEAQTFIIDPWLTQQLQELSQRCGTTLFMTLLAAFSTLLYRYSAQEDILIGSPIANRNRAEIEPLIGFIANILVLRVRLEDNPSFVQLLEQVRDVTLQGYGHQDLPFEQVVEALQPERSLSYSPLFQVLFVFQNVPKEPLVLPGVTLNPFAPETQTAKFDLTLMIEESEQGLIGTWKYNTDLFNPETIAGMAGHFQTLLSAIATAPDQRVSQFPLLSEQQKYQLLVEWNQTAATYPQDKCIHQLFEAQVEQTPDAVAVVCEDHHLTYSELNRRANQLAYELQSLGVGPEVLVGICFERSVEIIVALLGILKAGGAYVPLDPTYPPERLHYLLSDSQVLVLLTQQKFLDLLPPSSAHVICLDIDNQNLDAKSQENPVCRTHAHNLAYVIYTSGSTGKPKGVAIEQKSILNYHYGVTDRMTFQPNRHFALAATISADSGLTTIFACLSTGGTLHLLSDQRVFDPDAFADYFTRHPIDYFKIVPSHLAALQTPTTQQSILPQKLLILGGESSNADWVQRLQEQAPTCTIFNHYGPTEATVGVLVYQVEDKSDLSQYSQLPLGRPLANTQIYILDSQLQPVPIGVPGELHIGGVYLARGYLNRPDLTALKFIPNPFSQEPGSRLYKTGDLARYLPDGTIELLGRIDLQVKIRGFRIELGEIEAILSEHPQVQTAAVIARSEPSGDKRLVGYVVVNHEPAPPISELRNFLKQHLPEYMIPATFVVLAELPLLANGKLNRQALPDPEVNGVRETELVPPQTPIEQTLAVIWQEVMNLPQVSRHDNFFAIGGDSILSIQVVSRAKQVGLQITPKQLFQHQTLAELAAVANTTTTVIAQQQTVTGDVPLTPIQTWFFEQNWSEPHHFNQSVLLQVPHTFQAEVLCQAVSQLLEHHDALRLRFNVQAGNWQQINNGLEDTVPFESVDLSDKSPSQQSRAIEDMAAARQASLNLSAGPLMRVILFKLGSNREGRLLIIIHHLAVDAVSWRILIEDLLKVYQQLEQGKSRQLPPKTTAFQDWSRRLRDYAQSKDLQQQLQYWLNLPWSNVAPLPMDEPTNLHQNTVANAADISVALEQKQTDALLQEVSVAYNTQINDVLLTALVQTLKIWTGNSAVLIDLEAHGREDLFEEVDISRTVGWFTSIFPVLLQDATLTAPGEQLKVIKEQLRAIPDRGIGYGILRYLSQDPESCRQLKALPQAEIRFNYFGQLLQETVLGVSWQVDHRLKQFDRSPQGNRPYLLDINAMIVEGELKITWTYCHKIHHGDTVKKLANQYKEALQELIDHCLSPEAQGYTPSDFPEAGLNQQELDSLLEEVGL is encoded by the coding sequence ATGAATCAAAGCCGGGTGGTCAAATTTCTGTCTCGACTCCGAAAACTAAATATTCAAGTGATTGCTGAAGGAGAAAAGTTACGGTATCGAGCCCCGAAAGGCGTTTTAACAGCTGAACTCCGTCAAGAAATTGCCGAGTATAAACCAGAAATCCTCGCCTTTCTGAATACAGTCGAGGGTAAGGTGAAATCGGCACTGCCTCCCATTCAGGGTATTCCGAGGAACCAACCCTTACCACTCTCATTTGGTCAAGAGCGACTCTGGTTTCTTGACCAACTTGAAGGTTCAACTGCCTATAACGAGCATGGCGGAATCCGAATTACAGGTGCGCTAGATGTCAGTGCTATACAACGTGCCTTTGCCGAGGTTTTGCGCCGCCATGAAGTGCTGCGGACGACTTTCCCCTTGGTCGATGGTATGCCACAGCAAGCGATCGCACCCGAGGCAACGGCAGAACTGACACAATTAGATTGGCAGCATCTATCGGCAAGCGAACGAGAGAGCCGATTGTCTGATTATGCCCAACAGCAAGCCCAGATGCGGGTTGATTTAGCCGCAGGACCGCTAGTGTATGCCACGTTGATCCACCTCGCGCCGGATGAATGGGTGCTGTTGATTGTGATGCACCATATCATTTGCGACTATTGGTCAATCGGTATTTTTATTCAAGAACTTTCGGCTTTGTATCAAAGCTTTAGTCAACAGAAACCCTCTCAGTTACCGGAACTGGTGATCCAGTATGCGGACTATGCCCATTGGCAGCGTCATCGGCTCAATGGCGAGTGGCTCGAATCCCAACTGTCTTACTGGAAGGAGCAGTTAGCCAATGTGCCCTCTTTGCTCAAACTGCCCACGGATCGCCCTCGACCCTCGGTGCAACGCTATCGGGGTGAGGCTCAAACCTTCATTATCGACCCCTGGTTAACTCAACAGTTGCAGGAGTTGAGCCAACGGTGTGGCACAACGCTATTCATGACGCTGTTGGCGGCATTTTCTACCCTATTGTACCGCTACAGCGCTCAAGAGGATATTCTCATTGGTTCGCCCATCGCTAATCGCAACCGAGCCGAAATTGAACCCCTGATCGGCTTTATTGCCAACATATTGGTATTGCGCGTGCGCCTAGAGGACAATCCCAGTTTTGTCCAATTATTGGAACAAGTACGGGACGTCACATTGCAAGGGTATGGTCATCAGGATTTACCCTTTGAGCAAGTGGTGGAAGCCCTGCAACCCGAGCGTTCATTAAGCTACTCGCCACTGTTCCAAGTCTTGTTCGTCTTTCAGAATGTACCCAAAGAGCCATTAGTGTTACCTGGGGTGACTCTAAACCCCTTCGCTCCAGAGACACAAACCGCCAAGTTTGATCTGACATTAATGATCGAGGAGAGCGAGCAAGGCTTAATCGGAACCTGGAAGTACAATACAGACTTATTCAACCCAGAAACCATTGCTGGCATGGCTGGGCATTTCCAAACCCTATTGTCCGCGATCGCAACGGCTCCAGACCAGCGGGTGAGTCAATTCCCACTCCTGAGTGAGCAACAGAAATACCAGTTGCTGGTGGAATGGAACCAAACAGCAGCCACTTATCCCCAAGACAAATGCATCCATCAGTTGTTCGAGGCACAAGTGGAACAAACCCCCGATGCGGTAGCCGTGGTTTGTGAAGACCATCACCTGACCTACTCAGAATTAAATCGTCGGGCGAATCAATTGGCATACGAGTTACAAAGCTTGGGTGTCGGTCCAGAGGTGTTGGTGGGCATCTGTTTTGAGCGCTCTGTCGAAATCATCGTGGCGCTGCTAGGGATTCTCAAAGCGGGTGGTGCTTATGTCCCCCTTGACCCCACCTATCCCCCAGAACGTTTGCACTATCTGTTAAGCGATTCCCAAGTCTTGGTGCTGCTCACTCAGCAAAAATTCTTGGATCTATTGCCGCCCTCTTCAGCCCATGTCATTTGTTTAGACATAGACAACCAAAACCTGGATGCCAAGAGTCAGGAGAATCCAGTCTGTCGCACCCATGCCCATAATCTTGCCTATGTCATTTATACCTCTGGGTCTACTGGCAAGCCCAAGGGAGTTGCCATTGAGCAAAAATCCATCTTAAATTACCACTACGGTGTGACCGATCGGATGACGTTTCAGCCCAATCGCCATTTTGCTTTAGCGGCTACCATTAGTGCTGATTCAGGTCTCACCACTATTTTTGCCTGTTTATCGACCGGGGGAACTCTTCATCTGCTTTCGGATCAACGAGTGTTTGACCCAGATGCCTTTGCGGACTACTTCACTCGCCATCCCATAGACTATTTCAAAATAGTTCCCTCCCATCTGGCGGCGTTGCAAACCCCAACCACTCAACAGTCAATCCTGCCCCAAAAACTCTTGATTCTCGGTGGTGAATCCTCCAATGCAGATTGGGTGCAACGCCTTCAAGAGCAAGCCCCAACCTGCACCATTTTTAATCACTACGGTCCAACAGAAGCCACCGTCGGCGTCTTAGTCTATCAGGTCGAGGATAAGTCAGATCTGTCCCAATACTCACAACTTCCCCTAGGTCGTCCCCTGGCAAATACCCAAATCTACATTCTTGACTCCCAGCTACAACCTGTACCCATCGGCGTTCCCGGTGAATTACATATCGGTGGTGTCTATTTAGCCCGAGGCTACCTCAACCGACCCGATCTCACAGCGCTGAAATTCATCCCCAATCCGTTCAGCCAAGAGCCAGGCTCACGTCTGTATAAAACCGGAGATCTTGCCCGTTATCTACCCGATGGCACCATTGAATTGCTAGGTCGCATTGATCTCCAAGTCAAAATTCGTGGCTTCCGGATTGAACTGGGAGAGATTGAAGCCATACTCAGTGAACATCCACAAGTGCAAACGGCAGCAGTTATTGCTCGCTCCGAACCATCAGGAGACAAGCGTCTCGTGGGCTATGTGGTGGTCAACCACGAACCCGCCCCCCCGATTAGTGAGCTACGCAACTTCCTGAAGCAGCATCTGCCTGAGTATATGATACCCGCGACCTTTGTGGTGTTAGCGGAACTGCCCCTGTTAGCCAACGGTAAGCTCAATCGCCAAGCGTTACCCGATCCCGAAGTGAATGGGGTTCGCGAAACTGAGTTAGTCCCGCCCCAAACCCCCATAGAACAGACCTTAGCGGTGATTTGGCAGGAGGTTATGAATCTGCCTCAAGTGAGCCGCCATGATAATTTCTTTGCCATCGGCGGAGACTCGATCCTGAGTATCCAGGTGGTCTCTCGCGCCAAGCAAGTGGGTCTTCAAATCACACCAAAACAGCTATTCCAACATCAAACCCTGGCTGAACTGGCGGCTGTCGCCAACACAACGACTACTGTGATTGCTCAACAGCAGACTGTCACGGGAGACGTTCCTCTGACTCCCATTCAAACCTGGTTTTTCGAGCAAAATTGGTCTGAACCCCATCATTTTAATCAGTCGGTACTATTGCAAGTACCCCATACCTTCCAGGCTGAGGTTTTGTGCCAAGCGGTTAGCCAATTGCTAGAGCATCATGATGCCTTACGTCTACGGTTTAATGTTCAGGCAGGGAACTGGCAGCAGATCAACAACGGGCTGGAAGACACTGTACCGTTTGAGTCAGTTGATTTATCAGATAAGTCCCCATCCCAACAATCCAGGGCGATTGAAGACATGGCGGCTGCCCGACAAGCCAGCTTAAATCTCTCAGCCGGTCCGTTGATGCGAGTCATACTGTTTAAGTTGGGTAGCAACCGTGAAGGACGTTTACTGATCATCATTCATCACCTCGCCGTCGATGCCGTTTCGTGGCGGATACTAATTGAGGACTTATTGAAGGTTTATCAGCAGCTAGAACAGGGAAAAAGCCGACAACTGCCGCCGAAAACCACCGCCTTTCAAGATTGGTCGAGGCGTCTGCGTGATTATGCCCAATCAAAGGATTTACAGCAACAGTTGCAGTATTGGCTGAATTTACCTTGGTCGAACGTCGCACCACTGCCAATGGATGAACCGACGAACCTACATCAGAATACAGTGGCAAATGCCGCTGACATATCTGTGGCGTTAGAGCAAAAGCAAACGGATGCCCTCCTTCAGGAGGTATCGGTTGCCTACAATACCCAAATCAATGATGTTCTTTTGACCGCATTAGTACAGACGTTGAAGATATGGACGGGCAACTCTGCTGTTCTCATTGATTTGGAAGCCCATGGACGAGAAGACTTATTTGAGGAGGTGGATATATCCCGAACAGTGGGCTGGTTTACGAGTATTTTTCCTGTCCTATTACAGGATGCAACTTTAACGGCACCTGGAGAGCAACTTAAGGTAATCAAAGAACAATTGCGTGCTATTCCCGATCGGGGGATTGGTTACGGCATTCTCCGTTATCTCAGTCAAGACCCTGAAAGTTGCCGTCAACTGAAGGCATTGCCTCAAGCAGAGATTCGCTTTAATTACTTTGGACAATTGCTACAGGAAACCGTCCTGGGCGTAAGTTGGCAAGTTGATCATCGGTTGAAGCAGTTTGATCGTAGTCCCCAGGGAAATCGGCCCTATTTATTAGATATAAATGCCATGATTGTGGAAGGAGAATTGAAAATTACGTGGACGTATTGCCATAAAATTCATCACGGTGATACAGTAAAAAAACTAGCTAATCAGTATAAAGAAGCCCTACAGGAACTAATTGACCATTGTCTGTCTCCTGAAGCCCAGGGATACACGCCCTCAGATTTTCCGGAAGCTGGGTTGAATCAACAAGAACTGGATAGTTTATTGGAAGAGGTAGGACTGTGA